In Shewanella sp. GD04112, the sequence GTCATTGGTTCAGGCCTGCCGCATCCCGTCGCATTAGTGCAACTTTCCGAGGGTGCGACCTTACAAGCCCGCGAAGAAGTTCGCGCATCCTTAAAAGCCACCCTCGATAGCGTGAACCCACATTTAGAGTCCCATGAGCATGTGGATGCGATTGTGGTCGTGAACGAGCCTTGGACCATCGAAAACGATGTGTTAACTCCGACGCTGAAGATCAAACGTCATGTGCTGGAGAAAGCATTTAGTGAGCGTGTCGACGGTATTCGCGGCGCGCAAGTGCGCTGGGAAGATGAGTTATCTGCAAAATAATCCATCGAATCTTTAAGTAATGACATTCACCTCTAAAGCACACCTTTTCGGTGTGCTTTTTTATGACATATTCTGTCAAAACGCTTGAAAAACACGTATCATGTGCGCCTGTCAGCGTAAGGTGATACACCTTAAATCAATTCACTCAATCAGGTTTAACAGAGTCTAAAATGCTCATTGCACTTTCAATTATCGGCGGCTTTATCATTTTAACCTTAGGCGCAGAAGCCTTAGTCCGCGGCGCGAGCTCTATCGCCCTACGTCTTGGCATCACGCCCCTCATCATCGGCTTAACCATTGTTGCCTTTGGTACCAGCGCGCCCGAACTTGCGGTGAGTGTAAAGTCAGCACTGGCGGGCAATAGCGGCATTGCACTGGGTAACGTGATTGGCTCTAACATTGCCAACATTGGTTTGATTTTGGCGATAACTGCGCTTATTCGCCCGATTCAAGTACAGTCACAAATGGTAAGACGGGATATCCCCTTGATGATCCTCGCCTCTATGCTGTTTTGGGGATTGTTATTTGATGGCGAACTCAGCCTGATTGACGGCGTGATCTTATTGTCACTGCTTGTTGGCTACCTCGTATTCAGCTATTTCAGCTCGAAAAATACCACAGATGCCGACGGCGAAATCATCGAAGAAGGCCCTAAAAACCCATTACTATCAGTGGCATTTATTGTCGTGGGTATCAGCATGTTAGTCGGTGGCGGGATTTTATTTGTGAATGGCGCGGTCGATTTAGCCAAGGTATTTGGCGTGAGCGAAGTTATTATCGGCTTAACCATTGTCGCTATCGGCACCAGTATGCCAGAGTTAGTGACCTCTGTTTTAGCGGCGCTCAAAGGTGAAAGCGATATCGCTATCGGTAACGTAGTCGGCTCTAATCTATTCAATATTTTAGGTATTTTAGGTGTAACTGCGATTGTGCACCCAGTTTCGGCACTAGGTTTCCAATCCTTCGACTTTATCGTGATGCTCGCCTTAGCCGTGGTGATTTTACCCTTCGCTTGGTCAGGTCTGCGTATCGGTCGCCGTGAAGGCGCCACGCTGCTTGTCGCTTACTTAGGTTACATGGTGTACCTCGTCAACCAAGCCAGCACCCAAGCGGTCGTATAACGCGCTGCGCCTCTTACAAAACACCGGAGCTTCTCCGGTGTTTTGCTTTTAGGCTTAAGACATGACATTTGTCATGCCCAATTGATGACCTTTGTGCCTGCACTCAGGCCAAG encodes:
- a CDS encoding calcium/sodium antiporter, which translates into the protein MLIALSIIGGFIILTLGAEALVRGASSIALRLGITPLIIGLTIVAFGTSAPELAVSVKSALAGNSGIALGNVIGSNIANIGLILAITALIRPIQVQSQMVRRDIPLMILASMLFWGLLFDGELSLIDGVILLSLLVGYLVFSYFSSKNTTDADGEIIEEGPKNPLLSVAFIVVGISMLVGGGILFVNGAVDLAKVFGVSEVIIGLTIVAIGTSMPELVTSVLAALKGESDIAIGNVVGSNLFNILGILGVTAIVHPVSALGFQSFDFIVMLALAVVILPFAWSGLRIGRREGATLLVAYLGYMVYLVNQASTQAVV